In Flavobacterium sp. N3904, one DNA window encodes the following:
- a CDS encoding competence/damage-inducible protein A: MKAAIITIGDEILIGQIVDTNSAFIAKSLDKIGVEITEMISISDTKEHILETFSNFQNKVDLVVITGGLGPTKDDVTKKTFCDYFEDKLVVNETVLAHVTQLIEGYFKRKITQINRDQALVPSKCTVLHNQVGTAPGMWMKKENTVFVSLPGVPFEMKYLVENEIIPKIIKEYKRPYIIHKTILTYGQGESLVAERIEKWEDSLPDFLKLAYLPSPGKLRLRLSARGTDKEKLEKALEEYVASLDAIIHDIIVGFEEEDTIEVVLGRLLTKQNRTLSTAESCTGGKIAQIVTAVPGASNYFKGGVVSYATEVKIEVLGLPESLIKEHTVVSAAVAKAMALSVQKLMKTDYAIATTGNAGPKKGETNAEVGTVFIALATPDEVIVEEFNFGQPREKVIDRAVLKSLEMLQKEILKKEQ; this comes from the coding sequence ATGAAAGCAGCTATAATTACTATTGGAGATGAGATTTTAATTGGTCAAATTGTTGACACTAATTCTGCATTTATTGCCAAATCATTGGATAAAATTGGAGTTGAAATTACAGAAATGATCTCTATTAGTGACACCAAAGAGCATATTTTGGAAACTTTTTCCAATTTCCAAAACAAAGTTGATTTAGTAGTTATTACTGGCGGATTAGGTCCGACAAAGGACGATGTAACCAAAAAAACATTCTGTGATTATTTTGAAGATAAATTAGTAGTAAACGAAACTGTTTTGGCTCATGTAACACAGTTAATTGAGGGTTATTTTAAGCGAAAAATTACTCAGATAAACAGAGATCAAGCACTTGTTCCTTCCAAATGTACAGTGCTTCATAACCAGGTAGGAACCGCTCCGGGAATGTGGATGAAGAAAGAAAATACGGTTTTTGTATCACTGCCGGGAGTTCCTTTTGAAATGAAATATTTGGTAGAAAATGAGATTATTCCAAAAATTATTAAAGAATACAAACGACCTTATATTATTCATAAAACAATCCTAACCTACGGACAAGGGGAAAGCTTGGTTGCTGAACGCATAGAAAAGTGGGAAGACAGTTTGCCAGATTTTTTAAAACTTGCCTACTTGCCAAGTCCTGGAAAATTGCGTTTGCGTCTGTCTGCAAGAGGAACAGATAAAGAGAAACTAGAAAAGGCATTAGAAGAATATGTTGCCTCATTGGATGCAATTATTCATGATATAATTGTTGGTTTTGAGGAAGAGGATACGATAGAAGTTGTTTTGGGTAGATTGCTTACCAAACAAAATAGAACACTTTCAACGGCAGAGAGTTGTACGGGAGGCAAAATAGCGCAAATAGTAACTGCAGTTCCGGGTGCTTCCAATTATTTTAAAGGCGGCGTTGTTTCGTATGCGACTGAAGTCAAAATTGAGGTTTTGGGACTCCCTGAAAGCTTGATAAAAGAGCATACTGTGGTGAGTGCAGCTGTTGCAAAAGCGATGGCATTGAGTGTGCAAAAGCTAATGAAAACTGATTATGCAATTGCTACAACCGGTAATGCTGGGCCAAAAAAAGGAGAGACAAATGCAGAAGTAGGTACAGTATTTATTGCATTGGCTACGCCTGATGAAGTTATAGTTGAAGAGTTTAATTTTGGTCAACCCCGTGAAAAAGTGATAGATAGAGCTGTACTAAAGAGCCTTGAAATGTTGCAGAAAGAAATTTTAAAAAAAGAGCAATAA
- the rpmB gene encoding 50S ribosomal protein L28 encodes MSRVCDLTGKRAMVGNNVSHAMNKTKRKFSVNLVKKRFYLPEEDRWITLRVAASTIKTINKNGIAAVLKKAQSEGFIK; translated from the coding sequence ATGTCAAGAGTTTGTGACCTTACAGGTAAAAGAGCGATGGTAGGAAATAACGTTTCTCACGCTATGAACAAAACTAAGAGAAAATTTTCTGTGAACTTAGTGAAAAAGCGTTTTTATCTTCCAGAAGAAGATAGATGGATTACTCTTAGAGTAGCAGCATCTACGATAAAAACAATTAATAAAAATGGAATCGCTGCAGTTTTGAAAAAAGCGCAGTCAGAAGGATTTATTAAATAA
- the rpmG gene encoding 50S ribosomal protein L33, which produces MAKKGNRIQVILECTEHKTSGVAGTSRYITTKNKKNTPDRLEIKKFNPILKRVTVHKEIK; this is translated from the coding sequence ATGGCAAAGAAAGGGAATAGAATCCAGGTAATTTTAGAATGTACTGAACACAAAACATCAGGTGTTGCAGGGACTTCAAGATACATAACAACAAAGAACAAAAAAAATACTCCAGACAGATTAGAGATTAAAAAATTTAATCCAATCTTGAAAAGAGTAACTGTTCACAAAGAAATTAAATAA
- a CDS encoding DUF4295 domain-containing protein: MAKKTVASLQTSSKRLSKAIKMVKSPITGAYTFVESIMAPEAVDEFLKKK, translated from the coding sequence ATGGCAAAGAAAACCGTAGCATCGTTACAAACATCTTCTAAGAGATTATCAAAAGCCATCAAAATGGTGAAATCTCCAATAACTGGAGCATATACATTCGTTGAATCTATTATGGCTCCTGAAGCAGTTGATGAGTTCTTGAAAAAGAAATAA
- the ftsY gene encoding signal recognition particle-docking protein FtsY: MSFFKKIFSSEKKDSSLSEQAKQSLDKSLEKTKTTFFTKLTKAVAGKSKVDDDVLDNLEEILVSSDVGVNTTLKIITRIEKRVEADKYLGTEELNLILREEIAGLLSETNTGEATEFVIPVNTKPYVLMVVGVNGVGKTTTIGKLAYQFKKAGYNVVLGAADTFRAAAIDQLQIWADRVGVPIVRQEMGSDPASVAFDTLQSAVAQNADIVIIDTAGRLHNKINLMNELSKVKRVMQKVVGDAPHDVMLVLDGSTGQNAFEQAKQFTAATEVSCLAVTKLDGTAKGGVVIGISDQFQIPVKYIGVGEGIEDLQVFNKYEFVDSFFK; this comes from the coding sequence ATGAGCTTTTTTAAAAAAATATTCTCTTCTGAGAAAAAAGACTCGAGCCTAAGTGAACAGGCAAAGCAATCATTAGACAAAAGTCTAGAAAAAACAAAAACTACTTTTTTTACGAAGTTAACCAAAGCGGTAGCGGGGAAATCAAAAGTAGATGATGATGTATTGGATAATTTAGAAGAAATCCTTGTTTCATCAGATGTTGGTGTTAATACAACTTTAAAAATAATTACCCGAATTGAAAAAAGGGTAGAAGCCGATAAGTATCTTGGAACAGAAGAACTCAATCTGATTTTAAGAGAGGAAATTGCAGGACTGTTATCTGAAACCAATACCGGTGAAGCAACAGAATTTGTCATTCCAGTAAATACCAAACCGTATGTTTTGATGGTGGTTGGTGTAAACGGTGTTGGAAAAACAACGACAATTGGGAAACTAGCTTATCAATTTAAAAAAGCTGGATATAATGTGGTTCTTGGTGCTGCCGATACTTTTCGTGCCGCTGCTATTGATCAACTGCAAATTTGGGCAGACAGGGTAGGCGTGCCTATCGTTCGTCAAGAAATGGGAAGCGATCCTGCTTCAGTTGCTTTTGATACTTTGCAATCGGCAGTGGCTCAAAATGCTGATATTGTTATTATTGATACTGCAGGTCGTTTGCACAATAAAATTAACCTGATGAACGAACTTTCAAAAGTAAAACGTGTAATGCAAAAGGTGGTTGGAGACGCTCCACACGATGTAATGTTGGTTTTGGACGGTTCTACAGGGCAAAACGCATTTGAACAAGCCAAACAATTTACTGCCGCAACAGAAGTTTCTTGCTTAGCCGTTACCAAATTGGACGGCACTGCCAAAGGTGGTGTTGTTATTGGTATTTCGGATCAATTTCAAATTCCGGTAAAATACATTGGTGTTGGAGAAGGAATTGAAGATTTGCAGGTTTTTAATAAATACGAGTTTGTAGATAGTTTTTTTAAATAA
- a CDS encoding serine hydrolase domain-containing protein — MSKSALLLVFAFFCINCSSDNTDPTPTPTPTETLYFPPLTGTTWETKSIESLGWKQSAVQPLLDYLELKHSKGFIILVNGRIVMENYFNGHDAATNWYWASAGKTLTSTMTGIAQQENLININNKVSQYIGTGWTSAPLVKENLITCKNLLTMTSGLDDTTDDVSPSALTYTADAGTRWAYHNVYVKLQDVIAQASGQSWSNYFNAKLRDKIGMNGAWFTSGNNIVYSSTTRSMARFGLLMYNKGKWENEVILNEAYFNEATNTSQNINLGYGYLWWLNGKANYHLPQSQLTFQGSIIPTAPNDMFMALGKNDQKIYVIPSKKMIVIRMGDAADNVNLALSDFDEMLWTKISALYQ, encoded by the coding sequence ATGTCAAAATCAGCATTATTACTCGTCTTTGCATTTTTCTGCATCAATTGCTCTTCCGACAATACCGACCCAACACCTACTCCTACACCTACAGAAACATTATATTTTCCTCCACTTACAGGCACCACCTGGGAAACCAAATCTATAGAAAGCCTCGGTTGGAAACAATCTGCCGTTCAACCGCTGTTGGATTATTTGGAGCTCAAACATTCCAAAGGGTTTATCATCCTTGTCAACGGTCGTATTGTAATGGAGAACTATTTCAATGGTCATGATGCTGCAACCAATTGGTATTGGGCAAGTGCAGGCAAAACATTGACATCAACCATGACTGGAATTGCACAACAGGAAAACCTCATCAATATCAACAACAAAGTATCGCAATATATAGGAACGGGCTGGACAAGCGCACCTCTTGTCAAAGAGAACTTAATCACCTGTAAAAATCTATTGACGATGACTTCTGGCCTAGACGACACCACCGATGATGTTTCGCCCTCAGCTCTAACCTACACTGCCGATGCAGGCACGCGCTGGGCGTACCACAACGTATATGTAAAATTACAAGATGTGATTGCACAAGCCAGCGGGCAATCCTGGAGCAACTATTTCAATGCCAAATTAAGAGACAAAATCGGAATGAATGGCGCTTGGTTTACTTCTGGCAACAATATTGTTTACAGCAGCACCACAAGAAGCATGGCCCGTTTTGGATTATTAATGTACAATAAAGGAAAATGGGAAAATGAAGTGATTTTAAACGAAGCCTACTTCAACGAAGCGACAAACACCTCACAAAATATCAACTTAGGTTACGGTTATTTATGGTGGCTCAATGGTAAAGCCAATTATCATTTACCACAATCGCAACTCACTTTTCAAGGAAGCATCATCCCAACAGCTCCAAACGATATGTTTATGGCTTTGGGCAAAAACGACCAGAAAATTTATGTGATTCCCAGCAAAAAAATGATTGTAATCCGAATGGGAGATGCTGCAGACAACGTAAATCTTGCCCTATCCGATTTTGATGAAATGCTTTGGACAAAAATAAGTGCTTTGTATCAATAG
- a CDS encoding DUF721 domain-containing protein, whose protein sequence is MAKRLNNQSSIADVLKQIIEVNKLQPGMDQIDVKEAWLTLMGNGVNSYTNNVVLKGSTLYVELTSAVLREELSHGKSKIIKMINEELKRDVVRDVVLR, encoded by the coding sequence ATGGCAAAAAGACTAAATAATCAGAGTTCGATAGCAGATGTTTTGAAGCAAATTATTGAGGTTAATAAATTGCAACCCGGAATGGATCAAATTGACGTGAAGGAAGCATGGCTTACTTTGATGGGAAATGGGGTAAACAGTTATACCAATAATGTGGTTCTGAAAGGTTCTACACTGTATGTCGAATTAACTTCTGCGGTGTTGCGCGAGGAATTAAGTCACGGTAAATCCAAAATCATAAAAATGATTAATGAGGAACTGAAAAGAGATGTGGTCAGAGATGTGGTTCTCAGGTAG
- a CDS encoding nucleoside-diphosphate kinase, protein MATNRTFTMIKPDAVQNGHIGNILAMITNGGFKIVSLKLTQLTVADAQAFYAVHAARPFYGELVEFMSRGPIVAAILEKDNAVEDFRTLIGATNPAEAAEGTIRKAYATSIGENAVHGSDSDENAAIEGAFHFAGREQF, encoded by the coding sequence ATGGCGACTAATAGAACTTTTACAATGATTAAACCCGATGCGGTTCAAAACGGACACATCGGTAACATATTGGCAATGATTACAAACGGTGGTTTCAAAATCGTTTCTTTGAAATTGACTCAACTAACAGTTGCAGATGCTCAAGCATTTTATGCTGTACACGCTGCAAGACCTTTTTACGGAGAATTGGTAGAATTTATGTCAAGAGGACCGATCGTTGCTGCTATTTTAGAAAAAGACAATGCTGTTGAAGATTTCAGAACTTTAATTGGCGCAACCAACCCAGCTGAAGCTGCTGAAGGAACTATCCGTAAAGCATACGCAACTTCTATCGGAGAAAATGCAGTTCACGGTTCTGATAGCGACGAAAATGCTGCTATCGAAGGAGCTTTTCATTTTGCAGGAAGAGAGCAGTTCTAG
- a CDS encoding acyltransferase family protein, whose protein sequence is MTKDRLISLDVFRGLTILLMTIVNNPGSWATVYPPLLHSEWHGCTPTDLVFPFFIFIMGVAISFAMPTKTYDSTTFNKIFTRSLRMVCLGIFFNFFGKIQLFGLEGIPLVIGRLLITAAVGYALMGNFNAKLKTYLAVSILAIYLILAYSGIEAYKIVRLPGVLQRIGIVYFIASLLYLKTTQRTQLLVAIGILLGYWTVMTLIPAPGFEITNLEKETNLAAWVDGVLLKGHMWEATNTWDPEGILSTIPAIATGIIGLLIGQLLNGPLLKKDNAKKMAIIAIILISLARLWNTIFPINKALWTSSYVLYTAGLATLVLAILYYCIDIADYKKGIKLFLIWGVNPMIVFFLSEIIPQAMVMISFPNPKIPTNQINLLDYLYAFGVQPFFNNPMTSSLIFALIYVGLWSLLLAYFYKKKMYFKV, encoded by the coding sequence ATGACCAAAGACCGCCTTATTTCGCTTGATGTTTTTAGAGGATTGACTATTTTATTAATGACTATTGTCAACAACCCAGGGAGTTGGGCAACTGTATATCCGCCTCTATTACACTCCGAATGGCATGGTTGCACTCCTACCGACTTGGTTTTTCCGTTCTTCATTTTCATCATGGGAGTAGCAATCTCGTTTGCAATGCCAACCAAAACTTATGACAGTACTACATTTAATAAAATATTCACCCGTTCGTTACGAATGGTATGTTTGGGTATCTTCTTTAACTTTTTTGGAAAAATACAACTCTTCGGATTAGAAGGTATTCCCTTAGTGATTGGTCGTTTACTCATTACTGCAGCAGTAGGCTATGCACTAATGGGTAATTTCAATGCCAAACTAAAAACCTATCTAGCCGTTTCAATTTTAGCCATTTATTTAATCTTAGCCTATAGCGGTATCGAAGCGTATAAAATCGTGAGACTTCCAGGCGTGTTGCAACGCATTGGGATTGTTTATTTCATTGCTTCTCTTTTATATCTAAAAACCACCCAAAGAACACAATTATTGGTTGCTATTGGAATATTACTTGGGTATTGGACCGTCATGACACTTATTCCTGCACCAGGATTTGAAATTACAAATCTCGAAAAAGAAACCAACTTAGCCGCTTGGGTGGATGGTGTTTTGTTAAAAGGACATATGTGGGAAGCAACCAACACTTGGGATCCCGAAGGAATTCTAAGTACGATTCCTGCGATTGCTACAGGAATAATTGGATTACTGATTGGACAATTACTCAATGGCCCATTATTAAAAAAGGACAATGCAAAAAAAATGGCAATTATAGCAATCATCCTGATCAGCTTAGCAAGACTTTGGAATACAATTTTTCCAATAAACAAAGCGCTTTGGACCAGTTCATATGTTTTATACACAGCAGGTTTAGCAACACTGGTCTTGGCCATTTTATACTATTGCATCGACATTGCCGATTATAAAAAAGGAATCAAATTATTCCTTATTTGGGGAGTGAATCCAATGATCGTTTTCTTTCTATCCGAAATTATTCCGCAAGCCATGGTGATGATTTCTTTTCCAAATCCGAAAATACCAACGAATCAAATCAATCTTTTGGACTATTTGTATGCTTTTGGCGTACAACCCTTTTTCAATAATCCAATGACTTCTTCATTGATATTTGCACTTATTTATGTGGGTTTATGGTCTCTTCTCTTGGCGTATTTTTACAAAAAGAAAATGTATTTCAAAGTTTAA
- the bshC gene encoding bacillithiol biosynthesis cysteine-adding enzyme BshC: MPTDCISYQNSGYFSPLMNDYLDQKNELHSLYHRFPTLENFEKQIEEKKNNFNGNGNGNLKRQTLVNVLKNQYAKLTVSAETLNHIELLNDPNTFTITTGHQLNLFSGPLYFLYKIISTINLTKELKAKYPTYNFVPVYWMATEDHDFEEINYFNFKGKKFRWNKESTGPVGRLSTEGLADFLEIFSLEIGSSTNAKTIKKLFEDSYIKHDNLADATRYLANELFGSAGLVILDADNQDLKRSFIPYIKDELLHQSSFKAVTETIAKMKDYFVQVNPREINLFYIEDNLRERIILENGIYKVNHTKIEFTETEILKLLESNPEKFSPNVIMRPLYQEVILPNLCYIGGGGEIAYWLELKSFFASAKVTFPILLLRNSVLLATEKQNKKADKLNLTWSDLFSKQASLVNRVTQKLSDFPIDFTEQKEALKKQFETLLELTNHTDKSFLGAVKAQEVKQTKGLEMLEKRLLIAQKRKFHDELQRIIDLQNELFPNQSLQERQANFSEFYLENGDRLIPQIMSHLKPLEQNFNIITLD; encoded by the coding sequence ATGCCAACCGACTGTATCAGCTATCAAAATTCCGGGTATTTCTCTCCTTTGATGAATGATTATTTAGATCAAAAAAACGAATTACACTCTTTATACCATCGCTTTCCTACTCTCGAAAACTTTGAAAAACAGATTGAGGAGAAAAAAAACAATTTCAATGGCAACGGCAATGGCAATTTAAAACGACAAACATTAGTTAACGTTTTAAAAAATCAATATGCCAAATTAACGGTTTCTGCTGAAACATTAAACCATATTGAACTTTTAAACGATCCAAATACTTTCACTATTACTACCGGACACCAACTCAATTTATTCAGCGGACCGTTGTATTTTTTGTATAAAATCATTTCTACTATTAATTTAACGAAAGAATTAAAAGCGAAATACCCAACCTACAATTTTGTTCCTGTCTATTGGATGGCGACAGAAGACCATGATTTTGAAGAAATTAATTATTTCAATTTCAAAGGAAAAAAATTCAGATGGAACAAAGAAAGCACTGGACCCGTAGGACGATTATCAACCGAAGGATTAGCCGATTTTTTGGAAATTTTTTCATTAGAAATAGGTTCCAGCACCAATGCCAAAACCATCAAAAAACTGTTTGAAGATTCGTATATCAAACACGATAACTTAGCTGATGCAACGAGATATTTGGCCAACGAACTTTTTGGTTCTGCAGGTTTAGTCATTCTGGATGCAGATAATCAGGATTTAAAACGCTCTTTTATTCCATATATAAAAGACGAATTGCTTCACCAATCTTCTTTTAAGGCAGTTACCGAAACTATTGCAAAAATGAAGGATTATTTCGTTCAGGTAAATCCGCGTGAAATCAATTTATTTTATATCGAAGATAATTTACGCGAGAGAATTATTCTAGAAAATGGAATTTACAAAGTCAATCACACCAAAATCGAATTTACGGAAACCGAAATCCTGAAATTATTAGAAAGCAATCCCGAGAAATTTAGTCCCAATGTAATTATGCGTCCGTTGTACCAAGAAGTTATTTTACCAAACTTATGCTACATTGGCGGAGGCGGGGAAATTGCGTATTGGCTTGAATTAAAATCATTTTTCGCTTCTGCAAAAGTGACTTTCCCAATATTGCTATTGAGAAACTCCGTGCTTTTGGCAACCGAAAAGCAAAACAAAAAAGCAGACAAATTAAACCTTACGTGGTCTGATTTATTTTCGAAACAAGCATCTTTGGTCAATCGAGTAACCCAAAAACTATCCGATTTCCCGATTGATTTCACAGAGCAAAAAGAAGCGCTAAAAAAACAATTCGAAACCCTGTTAGAATTAACAAATCATACAGACAAATCGTTCTTGGGAGCGGTAAAAGCACAAGAAGTAAAACAAACCAAAGGATTAGAAATGCTTGAAAAGAGGTTGCTTATTGCTCAAAAAAGAAAATTTCACGATGAATTGCAACGCATCATTGATTTACAAAATGAATTGTTTCCTAACCAAAGTCTACAGGAACGCCAAGCTAATTTTTCGGAATTTTATCTAGAAAATGGAGACCGCTTGATTCCACAAATAATGAGCCATCTAAAACCATTGGAGCAAAATTTTAATATAATAACTTTAGATTAA
- a CDS encoding autorepressor SdpR family transcription factor, which yields MNDIFKALNDATRREILELLKTKNLSAGEIADQFHMSKPSISHHLDILKRADLITSEKSGQFIFYSINTTIMEDVLQWILTFKK from the coding sequence ATGAACGACATATTTAAAGCATTGAATGATGCCACGAGAAGAGAAATATTAGAACTTTTGAAGACGAAAAATTTGTCAGCTGGTGAAATAGCCGATCAGTTTCATATGTCAAAGCCTAGTATTTCACATCATTTGGATATTTTGAAGCGTGCAGATTTGATTACTTCCGAAAAATCGGGACAATTTATTTTCTATTCCATCAACACCACCATAATGGAAGATGTGTTGCAATGGATTTTAACTTTTAAAAAATAA
- a CDS encoding SdpI family protein, giving the protein MNSTLKKELPIIGIVLMPFAYLAFIWNTLPEKVPTHWNYKGEVDHWGDKFSLIGLLFMLPVLMYVLLLVAPKIDPKKRIALMGGKFYQLKFFLVLCMSLLALYIIFITKNQSFSSPNFIYIIIGILFLVLGNYFKVIQPNYFIGIRTPWTLENQEVWKLTHAFAGKLWVIGGLVIMLGGLIFENHFFSIIFISMVVILAIVPMAYSYVKFKELEKRM; this is encoded by the coding sequence ATGAATTCAACTTTAAAGAAAGAACTTCCTATCATCGGAATTGTGTTAATGCCTTTTGCTTATTTGGCTTTTATTTGGAATACATTGCCTGAAAAAGTCCCAACACATTGGAATTACAAAGGCGAGGTAGATCATTGGGGAGATAAGTTTTCCTTGATTGGATTGCTGTTTATGTTACCTGTTTTAATGTATGTTTTATTGCTCGTTGCTCCAAAAATTGATCCCAAAAAAAGGATTGCCTTAATGGGAGGCAAGTTTTATCAATTGAAATTTTTTCTAGTTTTATGTATGTCTTTGTTGGCATTGTATATTATTTTTATTACCAAAAATCAGTCTTTTTCGAGTCCTAACTTTATCTATATTATAATTGGAATATTATTTTTAGTGTTGGGTAATTATTTCAAGGTTATTCAGCCCAATTATTTCATCGGAATACGCACTCCATGGACATTAGAGAATCAGGAAGTTTGGAAATTAACCCATGCTTTTGCCGGTAAACTTTGGGTAATTGGCGGCTTGGTAATTATGTTGGGCGGCTTGATTTTTGAAAATCATTTTTTCTCTATTATTTTTATTTCCATGGTTGTTATTTTGGCCATAGTTCCGATGGCGTATTCGTATGTAAAGTTTAAGGAACTAGAGAAACGAATGTAA
- a CDS encoding alpha/beta hydrolase family protein, which produces MKKTVFFIIVILASFSMFGQEITGQWNGVLKVPGAQLRVVFNITKTEKGYSSTMDSPDQGAKGIPVTTTSFENAVLKLQIPAAAIAYEGILNKDNVIVGNFSQAGQSFAMNMSRETIEKKVYLRPQEPQKPYPYYTEEVVFENKIDKNVLAGTLSFPQKEGHFPAVILITGSGPENRDEELFGHKPFLVLADYLTKMGIAVLRFDDRGVAKSTGDFKTATTQDFAKDVEAAVDYLRTRKEVDKNKIGLMGHSEGGVIAPIVAGNSKDIDFIVLLAGTGIRGDKLMLLQKEKIERQMGVPENEIQKGQEIFKGAYEMILTSPENDSNLKSKINSYFKIQFGDKMNEQHISGLTLQITSPWMVYFLKFDPSSALEKVKCPVLVLNGDKDLQVPADANVDAIQKTLVKGGNKKVTTTIIPNLNHLFQECKTGLPNEYETIEQTFSPIALEEISKWILVQVK; this is translated from the coding sequence ATGAAGAAAACAGTGTTTTTTATAATAGTAATTCTTGCTTCTTTTAGTATGTTCGGACAAGAAATTACAGGTCAATGGAATGGAGTATTGAAAGTTCCTGGAGCACAATTAAGAGTTGTATTTAATATTACTAAAACCGAAAAAGGGTATAGTTCGACGATGGATAGTCCCGATCAGGGAGCTAAAGGAATACCAGTAACGACAACCAGTTTTGAAAATGCTGTTTTGAAGTTGCAAATACCGGCAGCGGCCATTGCGTATGAGGGGATATTAAATAAGGACAACGTAATTGTTGGTAATTTTTCACAAGCAGGCCAATCTTTTGCAATGAATATGTCAAGAGAAACAATAGAAAAAAAGGTTTATCTGAGACCTCAAGAACCACAAAAGCCTTATCCGTATTATACTGAGGAAGTAGTATTTGAAAACAAAATCGATAAAAATGTTTTGGCAGGGACTTTAAGCTTTCCCCAAAAAGAAGGTCACTTTCCCGCAGTAATTTTGATAACCGGAAGCGGTCCAGAAAACAGAGATGAAGAATTATTTGGGCACAAACCTTTTCTGGTTTTAGCTGATTATTTGACTAAAATGGGCATTGCAGTTCTGCGATTTGATGATCGTGGCGTTGCCAAATCGACTGGTGATTTTAAAACGGCAACCACTCAGGATTTTGCTAAAGATGTTGAGGCAGCAGTCGATTATTTGCGAACCCGAAAAGAAGTTGATAAAAACAAGATCGGATTAATGGGACATAGCGAAGGCGGAGTAATTGCGCCTATTGTTGCCGGGAATTCGAAGGATATTGACTTCATTGTATTATTGGCAGGAACAGGAATTCGCGGTGATAAATTAATGCTTTTGCAAAAAGAGAAGATAGAACGTCAAATGGGTGTTCCTGAAAATGAAATTCAAAAAGGACAAGAAATTTTCAAGGGAGCTTATGAAATGATTTTGACTTCCCCAGAAAATGATTCTAATCTTAAATCTAAAATTAACAGCTATTTCAAAATACAATTTGGAGATAAAATGAATGAGCAACATATTAGCGGTTTAACTTTGCAAATTACGAGCCCGTGGATGGTTTATTTCCTGAAATTTGACCCTTCATCGGCTTTAGAAAAAGTGAAATGTCCCGTTTTGGTATTAAATGGCGATAAAGATTTACAAGTTCCCGCTGATGCAAATGTAGATGCGATTCAGAAGACGTTGGTAAAAGGAGGGAATAAAAAAGTAACTACGACAATAATTCCGAATTTGAATCATCTGTTTCAAGAATGCAAAACCGGTTTGCCAAATGAATATGAAACGATTGAGCAAACATTTTCTCCTATTGCATTAGAGGAAATTTCCAAATGGATTTTGGTTCAAGTTAAGTAA